A genomic segment from Spongiibacter sp. IMCC21906 encodes:
- the drt3a gene encoding antiviral reverse transcriptase Drt3a: MLDQMFTAENFRHIYDAENRKGLDLASRYFPSLKSHTLAVRDKMKDIREHRAAEPTMAAEVFEARLLELKAELTELKAAKSAAVDDLMDDISQKVLKPNFKIDLSQKTGPKGKPVFCIDAEPETFFVIKQLQRNIHRIYGVKQANRHDLVCQLRDILGSKFPFELVRTDISSFYESIDRKRLIEKLDRDQLLSPASKKYIKQVLDSYGVISGTTTGIPRGVGISAYLAELYLRAVDKKIRAIPGLVLYCRFVDDIVAVFARPPIGKDLGSFKDMIIAIFGDSGLTHNAVKTLEFKLDDTDTKKFEYLGYRFLLSPGKFEISPSAAKVAKYRARMDAAFVDYWRERPVNPKKAFRKLIGRIKFLTGNTRLSNSKSCAVTGIYFNNSIVTNLSSLELLDKRLKTRINELKRPSLQKQLKKLKFTTGFEQRRYHNFSTRELQVIVRVWKHV, translated from the coding sequence ATGCTAGATCAAATGTTCACAGCAGAGAACTTTCGTCACATCTATGATGCCGAGAATCGTAAAGGGCTCGATTTGGCGAGCCGTTACTTTCCGTCGCTTAAATCGCACACTCTCGCGGTTCGCGATAAGATGAAGGACATTCGCGAACACCGCGCGGCCGAACCGACCATGGCGGCCGAGGTGTTCGAGGCGAGACTACTTGAGCTGAAGGCTGAACTTACCGAGTTGAAGGCGGCCAAATCTGCCGCTGTCGATGACCTCATGGATGACATCAGTCAAAAGGTTCTTAAACCGAACTTCAAGATCGATCTTTCCCAAAAAACCGGACCAAAGGGGAAGCCTGTTTTCTGCATAGATGCAGAGCCTGAAACCTTCTTCGTTATCAAGCAGCTCCAGCGTAATATCCATCGCATTTACGGTGTCAAACAGGCTAACCGTCACGACTTGGTCTGCCAGCTTCGCGACATACTCGGCAGCAAGTTTCCTTTCGAACTTGTTCGCACCGATATATCGTCATTTTATGAGAGTATCGACCGCAAGCGCTTGATCGAAAAGCTGGATCGTGACCAGTTGTTGAGCCCCGCTTCAAAAAAATACATCAAGCAGGTGCTGGATTCATATGGTGTTATCTCCGGCACCACGACTGGCATTCCTCGGGGTGTTGGTATAAGCGCATATCTGGCGGAGCTGTATCTAAGAGCTGTAGACAAAAAAATCCGGGCGATCCCCGGCTTGGTCCTATATTGCCGGTTTGTCGATGATATCGTAGCTGTATTTGCTCGACCACCAATAGGCAAAGACCTTGGCTCGTTCAAGGACATGATCATTGCGATCTTCGGCGATAGTGGGCTTACGCATAACGCCGTCAAAACCCTGGAGTTCAAGTTAGACGACACCGATACGAAGAAGTTTGAATATCTGGGATATCGCTTCCTCCTCAGCCCGGGGAAATTTGAAATCAGCCCCAGTGCAGCCAAGGTGGCTAAATACCGTGCACGGATGGATGCCGCGTTCGTGGACTATTGGCGAGAGAGGCCGGTTAACCCAAAGAAGGCATTCAGAAAGCTAATAGGCCGTATAAAGTTTCTGACGGGCAACACCCGTCTTTCTAACAGCAAGTCATGCGCGGTTACTGGAATCTACTTCAACAATTCGATCGTGACAAACTTGTCTAGCTTGGAACTGCTCGATAAGCGGCTCAAGACCCGTATCAATGAACTGAAGCGGCCCAGCCTGCAAAAGCAGTTGAAAAAACTCAAGTTCACCACGGGCTTTGAGCAACGCCGGTATCATAATTTCAGTACGAGAGAGTTGCAGGTGATCGTGAGGGTCTGGAAACATGTCTAA
- the drt3b gene encoding antiviral reverse transcriptase Drt3b, producing the protein MSKRRASLTHRKQRSILTDMLPFEVPPTFSNRGYYRFLRNNNIEIEQGNLRWICESDDLDRTMRLLFGIAPEVPITTEKLIEWGVKERTRRSVPLKKCQMTTIPFNFRVAHNLDGRTLSVVHPRNQVAVASFYAKHSALIIYHTSVSEISIRRPVSVSRYAYFKDKLHEERKDTVAGVEEDDREYEQLGSYFVYQKYRNIHRFFESYQYHRSEKKYNAMVQLDVSKCFDRIYTHSLPWAVLGKDQTKFSLRESKVTFGGRFDSLMQNLNHNETNGIVIGPEFSRIFAEIILQSIDVELIQQLDEVNLTHKVDYEIFRYVDDFFVFYNEESTQLKIFETLQEVLKSKKLSLNTAKIKSYQKPIITEITMAKERISTLLNNEVDPMCEEKSLDDPSKPPKQNLVCAINANRLIIRYKSAIKETGVTYGELLNYTFAIAENKIEKLFKAYIESDKSDRDRKRLSKALLGIMEFVFFAYSASPKVNHTIRLCRMIATSVNFLHVQGLPYELKHLLFKYVHDNVMQQLEKNTMSVHREVEGLYLLISLLQIGREYWLPVSVLLRHFLIEEDKDTGDYIRLAGFMSHFSITILLSYIKDKVRYTKLKAFVEAHIIEKLEYMKSHCPNDAETLILFLDLVVCPYISSATKDSIGEVFGLDAAGLSSVQSSNDQWFTAWGDKFDLWKELDAKRSREVY; encoded by the coding sequence ATGTCTAAGCGGCGAGCCTCTCTCACCCACAGGAAACAGCGGTCCATCCTCACGGATATGCTACCGTTCGAGGTACCTCCGACCTTTTCCAATAGGGGCTATTATCGCTTCCTGAGAAACAACAATATCGAGATAGAACAAGGAAATTTACGCTGGATTTGCGAAAGTGACGATCTTGATCGAACAATGAGGTTGCTATTTGGAATCGCCCCCGAAGTACCGATCACTACTGAGAAGCTTATCGAATGGGGCGTGAAGGAAAGAACACGTCGCTCCGTGCCTTTAAAAAAATGCCAGATGACGACCATTCCGTTTAATTTCCGCGTTGCGCACAATCTTGACGGGCGCACGCTGAGCGTCGTTCATCCGCGCAATCAAGTTGCCGTGGCTAGCTTCTACGCAAAGCACAGCGCTTTGATCATATACCACACTTCTGTCAGCGAGATTTCGATTCGCCGTCCGGTTTCAGTCTCGCGCTACGCTTACTTCAAGGACAAGCTCCATGAAGAGCGCAAAGACACAGTTGCAGGGGTGGAGGAGGATGATAGGGAGTACGAACAGCTTGGCTCCTACTTTGTGTACCAAAAATACCGGAACATCCATCGCTTTTTTGAATCGTACCAATACCACCGCAGCGAAAAGAAATACAACGCGATGGTACAGCTCGATGTGAGCAAATGCTTTGATCGCATCTATACTCACTCATTGCCCTGGGCCGTACTGGGTAAAGATCAGACAAAGTTTAGTCTACGGGAATCGAAGGTCACCTTTGGGGGGCGGTTCGATAGCCTTATGCAGAACCTCAATCATAACGAGACCAATGGGATCGTAATAGGTCCGGAGTTCTCTCGGATTTTCGCTGAGATCATTTTGCAGTCGATTGACGTTGAATTGATCCAGCAATTGGACGAAGTAAATCTGACTCACAAGGTCGATTATGAAATTTTCAGGTATGTTGATGACTTCTTCGTTTTTTACAATGAGGAGTCCACGCAGTTAAAGATATTCGAGACGCTTCAGGAGGTTCTTAAGTCCAAAAAGCTAAGTCTCAACACTGCGAAGATCAAGTCTTATCAAAAACCGATCATCACCGAAATTACTATGGCAAAAGAGCGCATCTCGACACTTCTGAACAACGAGGTCGACCCGATGTGTGAGGAGAAGTCGTTGGACGATCCCTCAAAGCCACCAAAGCAGAACCTAGTCTGTGCCATAAACGCGAACCGTCTGATCATCCGATACAAATCCGCCATTAAGGAGACAGGAGTCACCTATGGTGAACTACTCAATTACACTTTCGCCATAGCCGAGAATAAGATCGAGAAGCTCTTCAAAGCCTATATTGAGAGTGACAAATCAGATCGCGACCGTAAGCGCCTCTCCAAGGCCCTGCTCGGGATTATGGAGTTTGTGTTTTTCGCGTACTCGGCAAGCCCGAAGGTCAATCATACAATCCGCCTCTGCCGGATGATTGCGACCTCCGTGAATTTCTTGCATGTGCAGGGCCTGCCGTACGAGCTGAAACACCTGCTATTTAAGTACGTCCACGATAACGTGATGCAGCAACTCGAAAAGAATACAATGAGCGTTCATCGCGAGGTTGAGGGCCTTTATCTACTAATTTCCCTATTGCAGATCGGCCGGGAATATTGGCTACCTGTTTCCGTCCTTCTTCGTCATTTTTTGATTGAGGAGGACAAGGACACAGGTGATTATATTCGCCTTGCGGGCTTCATGAGCCACTTTTCGATTACGATTCTTCTGTCCTATATAAAAGACAAGGTTCGCTATACGAAATTAAAGGCCTTCGTGGAAGCACACATCATCGAAAAACTCGAATATATGAAGTCCCACTGTCCCAATGACGCCGAAACACTGATCTTGTTTCTCGATCTTGTGGTTTGTCCTTACATCAGCTCCGCCACAAAGGACAGCATAGGGGAGGTTTTTGGTCTGGATGCAGCTGGCCTCTCGTCTGTTCAGTCTTCCAACGATCAGTGGTTTACTGCGTGGGGCGATAAATTTGATCTCTGGAAAGAGCTAGATGCGAAGCGCAGTCGTGAGGTATATTAA
- a CDS encoding site-specific integrase — MQISFKLGLRAQEIALLQIKEVAKLSPSGTDFKLLEVMSLPAAYTKGADAMGRSQSQYRRRTVSFDVASFDQVVRQVEALAKAGAELNPEDFYPPVRKHRGKSRDLPMVDAALRAALTDYLRLRIEKAGTLKPSSPLFITQKGGAYSPNTLQEHMAVILRNWTGVEKASSHSGRRSLITNVIHKQKKSVKVAQKIAGHVNPSTTLIYEEPPEEIIEDALNNLN; from the coding sequence ATGCAGATCAGTTTCAAACTCGGACTGCGGGCCCAGGAAATCGCCCTGCTTCAGATCAAGGAGGTTGCGAAGCTCAGCCCGTCAGGCACCGACTTCAAGTTGCTCGAAGTCATGAGTCTGCCAGCAGCCTACACCAAAGGTGCAGATGCCATGGGCCGCTCCCAAAGCCAGTATCGGCGCAGAACGGTCAGTTTCGATGTAGCGAGTTTTGACCAGGTGGTTCGCCAGGTTGAAGCGCTAGCCAAAGCTGGTGCTGAGCTAAATCCTGAAGATTTCTACCCACCTGTTAGGAAGCATCGTGGCAAATCACGTGATCTCCCCATGGTAGATGCGGCGCTTCGTGCCGCTCTCACGGACTATTTGCGCCTCCGGATTGAAAAAGCTGGGACATTGAAGCCCTCCTCCCCTCTTTTTATCACTCAGAAAGGCGGAGCCTATTCACCGAATACTTTGCAGGAACATATGGCTGTAATCCTCCGAAACTGGACCGGCGTCGAAAAAGCGAGTTCTCATAGCGGTCGACGATCGCTGATAACGAACGTCATTCATAAGCAGAAAAAATCAGTAAAGGTTGCGCAAAAAATCGCGGGACATGTTAATCCTTCTACGACATTGATCTACGAGGAGCCTCCGGAAGAAATTATTGAGGATGCGTTGAATAACCTTAATTAG
- a CDS encoding site-specific integrase: MAISRPVALYPTYPELKDFQARCYPEISDFLDSGESWWHVHWRWGQEFLLYTGRNKSEHTYTRFRNETERFLLWIFLFKEKPMEQLRKSDILDYADFCWQPPVSWICFANREKFLYINGCHTQNPEWAPFKLKVPKNVESNRTPDKKKYKPSQETLAATFTGIIAFYKYLMNEEYLYGNPAQIAKGDCRHFIKDAQVKEVRRLTESQWQYVVDVTHELAEEDHIFERSLFVICALKTLFLRISELSERPNWSPEMRHFWQDSDGNWWLKIYGKGRKLRDITVPNSFIPFLKRYRAFRGLSPLPGPGESYPIVEKIRGQGGMRSRQLTRIVQEVFDKAYERMRDEKGEDNARKLKEASSHWLRHTGASMEIERGRALKDLSEDLGHASMATTDTVYVHTENRLRAESGKNRKVN, from the coding sequence ATGGCCATTTCGCGTCCTGTCGCGCTGTACCCGACATATCCAGAACTGAAAGACTTCCAAGCTCGCTGTTACCCTGAGATAAGCGACTTCCTCGATTCGGGAGAATCTTGGTGGCACGTTCACTGGCGCTGGGGCCAGGAATTTCTCTTGTACACTGGTCGCAATAAGTCAGAACATACATACACACGGTTTCGGAATGAAACCGAGCGTTTCCTGCTGTGGATTTTTCTATTTAAGGAAAAGCCCATGGAGCAACTTCGTAAGTCTGACATCTTGGACTACGCCGATTTTTGTTGGCAGCCACCAGTGTCGTGGATTTGCTTCGCGAACCGCGAAAAATTTCTCTATATCAACGGTTGCCATACACAGAACCCGGAATGGGCGCCATTTAAACTCAAAGTGCCAAAGAACGTGGAAAGTAACAGAACCCCAGATAAAAAGAAGTACAAACCCTCTCAGGAAACCTTAGCAGCTACCTTCACAGGAATAATCGCATTTTATAAATACCTGATGAATGAGGAATATCTGTACGGCAATCCCGCCCAAATCGCTAAAGGCGACTGCCGACATTTCATCAAAGATGCCCAAGTTAAGGAAGTCCGTCGTTTGACCGAATCGCAATGGCAATATGTGGTTGATGTGACACATGAGCTGGCTGAAGAAGACCATATCTTTGAACGCAGTCTATTTGTGATATGTGCCCTAAAAACCCTGTTTTTGCGTATATCGGAGCTTTCTGAACGGCCTAACTGGTCGCCGGAAATGCGTCATTTCTGGCAGGACTCTGACGGAAATTGGTGGCTTAAAATATATGGCAAGGGCCGAAAATTGCGGGATATCACCGTTCCTAACAGCTTTATCCCTTTCCTGAAGCGATACAGGGCCTTTCGCGGTTTAAGTCCACTGCCAGGGCCTGGTGAAAGCTATCCCATCGTGGAAAAAATACGTGGGCAAGGTGGTATGAGGTCCCGGCAGCTCACTCGGATCGTGCAAGAGGTGTTTGATAAGGCCTACGAGAGAATGCGCGACGAAAAAGGCGAAGACAATGCACGAAAATTGAAGGAAGCGTCATCTCACTGGTTAAGGCACACCGGGGCCAGTATGGAAATCGAGCGTGGTCGCGCTCTAAAAGACCTATCTGAAGATCTCGGTCATGCCAGTATGGCTACTACAGACACAGTGTATGTGCATACTGAGAACCGGTTGCGGGCAGAAAGCGGTAAAAACCGCAAAGTTAATTAA
- a CDS encoding SprT-like domain-containing protein: MNPTTDLYQALGKAYGHFNSELFDRALPEVIFTFQRKSGIMGYFSPERWGNATGDTRNEIAINPSFLASSRLIEICQTLVHEMAHCWQHQYGKPSRKGYHNLEWAKKMISIGLMPSSTGEPGGEILGQSMGDYIIEDGQFIKAFETLTGSIKFDFPWFDRKALPRLYNPVIAAFPRKDEHQPVAGELKPESTLPSDLPQGLIDNGEVRTLANYYEGCQDRETLAGMAPDAFVIREAPKKPTRIKYICEGCGTKVYGKTKLNISCDDCSRSFYAVDQ; encoded by the coding sequence ATGAATCCAACAACAGACCTTTATCAAGCCTTAGGAAAAGCTTACGGACATTTCAATAGCGAATTGTTCGATAGGGCTCTACCCGAAGTGATTTTCACGTTTCAACGTAAAAGCGGAATAATGGGGTACTTTTCACCTGAGCGGTGGGGAAATGCAACCGGTGATACACGTAATGAAATCGCTATTAACCCCTCGTTTTTGGCCAGCTCTCGCCTCATTGAAATCTGTCAAACGCTAGTCCATGAAATGGCTCATTGCTGGCAACATCAATATGGAAAACCCAGTCGAAAGGGCTATCACAACCTTGAGTGGGCAAAGAAAATGATAAGCATTGGTCTAATGCCATCGTCAACGGGTGAGCCTGGGGGCGAAATTCTAGGACAGTCGATGGGTGACTACATTATTGAAGATGGGCAATTCATTAAAGCCTTTGAAACGTTGACTGGGAGTATAAAGTTCGACTTCCCTTGGTTTGATAGAAAGGCTTTACCGAGGTTATATAACCCCGTTATAGCTGCCTTTCCCCGCAAAGATGAACATCAACCTGTGGCAGGTGAATTGAAACCTGAAAGTACGCTTCCCTCAGATCTACCCCAAGGGTTGATCGATAATGGCGAGGTTCGAACTTTGGCCAACTACTATGAAGGCTGTCAAGACCGAGAGACTCTCGCAGGAATGGCGCCAGATGCGTTTGTCATCCGCGAAGCGCCAAAGAAGCCGACTCGAATAAAATATATTTGCGAGGGTTGTGGCACCAAGGTTTATGGAAAGACGAAGTTGAACATTAGTTGTGACGATTGTAGCCGTTCTTTCTACGCTGTAGATCAATAA
- a CDS encoding Tn3 family transposase, translating into MSDLIILSRHRRRIFDSIPRLTVDERMVYINLDEVTRKYLRNKKSHRKVGYLLHKAYFQAKGRFFDLSTAHKRDINSAGKRLNLGSSYSFEPSEYSTTLQNEDKQHILQAHGWHAYKPSFAIELMGVARLLVARRYETERILFSLLDHCWAKRVSIPSYATLTKIVTESMREYESSVLDKWHQHSTSSVRTLLLNQVHSNKTTFSLSDLKTIDQDDSLQAMSRNANILSYCRDMFFAAESSLTSVDLMPEGIRHFSDQISKNDIAQLRRQKNEANLSLNLACFIQDQFYQRQDATFIAFKKVIRSAVNMAKKQDQAVKAQREEEHLETNRQVVDTAKQSRAVIREIYTISKDGKKPLSQRNEQVIHLIEAFFGEGDEDDISRVFDTFENDLINLQKRKGYYHYLFDQHTSLIRKLSPALRALTFDSESSNPDLIEAIEYFRSKDSEFNEKAPTEFLNESEKELVMEESNLPAISRWKILLFCAVIIGIRDKKLILKYSYKYREDQSYLIPLQEWLADRDTLIRRANLESFVDGPQVLEKIGRHLNQQYYRVNDMIDRNEIEGFQKRPSGWMLKKLDADYDNSKFIPSLLSNHKAVTLYELLAEIDKYAEFSKVLQTDKSGKELSSIKLKQVYATIMSLGTNLGHHNMARAARNISEKQLRDTEKQWLSPSSLSKANEAMVSFIQSLSLPKVFHNNEGELHTSSDGKKITVAVNSLLANFSYKYYGKEQGITANSYTDEFQAFFNINVHTSSDREAASMLDGMVESTRALYPEGEMIHWHSTDQHGFTEAVFAGMHFINVSFAPRFAKIHKQALCTYDDKTKQAMKGRVLKPGSTINRKSILSQWDKALHLMASIKLGYCSAAHIFRMMSAQSPKSDVYKALQGFGQLLKSSYILSYLEHPEIRRNVQKQLNRVEHGQKLSEAVFFARQGKLRVGTESDIQKAMLCKTLLKNAIIIWNYLFLSDYCCQLDDSQRQEVINSISNGSVIAWAHVNMHGVYDFDRLPSKSFKSTITQMRALKVA; encoded by the coding sequence TTGTCAGATTTAATCATATTAAGCCGACATCGTCGAAGAATATTCGATAGTATCCCAAGACTAACTGTCGATGAGCGCATGGTTTACATTAATCTTGATGAGGTTACCCGCAAATATCTACGTAATAAGAAATCTCACCGTAAAGTTGGCTACTTACTACATAAAGCTTATTTTCAGGCAAAAGGCAGGTTCTTCGATTTATCAACCGCACATAAACGAGATATAAATTCCGCTGGAAAACGGTTGAACTTGGGCTCTAGCTACTCTTTTGAGCCTAGTGAGTACTCTACGACGCTACAAAATGAAGACAAACAACACATTCTGCAGGCACATGGTTGGCATGCTTATAAACCGTCTTTCGCAATTGAACTGATGGGGGTAGCTCGGTTACTTGTTGCACGGCGGTATGAGACCGAAAGAATCTTATTTTCGTTGTTGGATCACTGCTGGGCTAAGCGAGTAAGTATTCCTTCGTATGCAACGTTAACAAAGATTGTTACCGAGAGTATGCGGGAATATGAGTCATCCGTGCTGGATAAATGGCATCAGCACAGCACTAGCTCCGTTCGGACATTGCTTTTAAACCAAGTTCATTCAAACAAAACGACATTCTCGCTAAGTGATCTGAAAACAATCGATCAGGATGACTCCCTGCAAGCAATGAGTAGGAATGCAAACATACTCTCATACTGTCGCGATATGTTTTTTGCTGCTGAATCGAGCTTGACGTCTGTTGATCTAATGCCAGAAGGCATTCGTCATTTTTCAGACCAAATCAGTAAGAATGATATTGCTCAATTACGTCGCCAAAAGAACGAAGCAAATTTAAGTCTTAATCTAGCCTGCTTTATCCAAGACCAATTCTATCAACGGCAAGACGCCACCTTCATCGCATTCAAGAAGGTGATTCGAAGTGCCGTCAATATGGCAAAGAAGCAAGATCAGGCTGTTAAAGCGCAACGTGAGGAGGAACATTTAGAAACGAATCGGCAAGTTGTAGATACAGCCAAGCAATCGCGCGCCGTGATTCGGGAAATTTACACCATTTCAAAAGACGGAAAAAAGCCACTGTCGCAACGAAATGAGCAAGTGATTCATTTGATCGAAGCTTTCTTTGGAGAAGGTGATGAGGACGACATCAGCCGCGTGTTCGACACCTTCGAAAATGACTTGATCAATTTGCAAAAACGTAAAGGGTATTACCATTATCTGTTTGATCAACATACAAGCCTAATACGCAAGCTTTCTCCTGCACTTCGAGCATTAACCTTTGATAGTGAGAGTTCTAACCCTGATCTCATTGAGGCTATCGAATATTTTCGTTCTAAAGACAGCGAGTTCAATGAAAAAGCTCCCACCGAGTTTTTGAATGAATCAGAAAAAGAACTCGTCATGGAGGAGTCTAATTTACCCGCCATTTCACGCTGGAAAATACTTCTATTTTGCGCGGTTATTATAGGGATTCGAGACAAGAAATTAATTTTAAAATATTCGTATAAATACAGAGAGGACCAAAGCTACTTAATCCCACTGCAGGAATGGCTGGCAGATCGGGACACATTGATTCGCCGAGCAAATCTTGAGTCGTTTGTCGACGGACCACAGGTCTTAGAGAAAATCGGCCGTCACCTGAATCAACAGTACTACCGCGTGAACGACATGATTGATCGGAATGAGATCGAGGGATTTCAAAAGAGGCCATCCGGTTGGATGCTGAAGAAATTAGACGCCGATTACGATAATTCGAAATTCATACCATCACTGCTGAGTAACCATAAAGCGGTGACACTTTATGAGCTGTTGGCCGAGATAGATAAATACGCGGAGTTTTCTAAGGTATTGCAAACTGATAAATCGGGAAAAGAATTGTCTAGCATCAAACTAAAACAAGTTTATGCCACTATCATGAGTTTGGGCACTAACCTTGGACACCACAATATGGCCAGAGCCGCTCGGAATATATCTGAAAAGCAACTGCGTGACACTGAGAAACAGTGGTTATCCCCCTCTTCGCTCTCGAAAGCCAATGAAGCTATGGTGTCGTTTATTCAGTCACTGTCTCTGCCAAAGGTGTTTCACAACAATGAAGGTGAATTACATACTAGTAGCGACGGCAAAAAAATTACAGTTGCTGTTAATTCACTTCTAGCAAATTTCTCTTATAAATATTATGGCAAAGAGCAAGGTATCACTGCGAACTCTTATACAGATGAATTCCAAGCGTTCTTTAACATCAATGTCCATACTTCATCTGATCGTGAAGCCGCATCAATGCTCGACGGTATGGTTGAATCAACGCGGGCGCTTTATCCAGAGGGCGAAATGATACACTGGCATTCGACAGACCAGCACGGCTTTACCGAAGCAGTGTTTGCAGGAATGCATTTTATAAATGTGTCATTTGCACCCCGATTTGCCAAAATCCATAAACAAGCCTTGTGTACCTATGACGATAAAACTAAACAGGCCATGAAAGGACGGGTATTGAAGCCAGGGAGCACCATTAATAGAAAAAGCATCTTAAGCCAATGGGATAAAGCTCTACATCTCATGGCATCAATCAAACTTGGTTATTGCTCTGCAGCTCATATATTCCGGATGATGTCAGCTCAATCACCAAAATCAGACGTTTATAAAGCCCTTCAGGGCTTTGGGCAATTACTGAAGTCATCGTACATTCTAAGTTATTTAGAGCACCCAGAAATACGCCGTAATGTTCAAAAACAATTAAACCGGGTCGAGCATGGCCAGAAACTTTCTGAAGCGGTTTTTTTTGCACGTCAAGGAAAGCTAAGGGTGGGTACTGAAAGTGATATACAGAAAGCGATGTTGTGTAAGACTCTACTAAAGAACGCCATTATTATCTGGAATTACCTGTTCCTGTCTGACTATTGTTGTCAGCTAGACGATAGTCAGCGCCAAGAGGTAATTAATTCAATTTCTAATGGCTCAGTCATAGCATGGGCACACGTCAATATGCACGGAGTATACGACTTTGACAGATTGCCGAGTAAATCGTTTAAATCAACGATTACTCAAATGAGAGCTTTGAAAGTAGCATGA
- a CDS encoding copper resistance protein B encodes MDTYPKQLISLIFLYATVITTVNAGGNDNPLLTMAKLDQFEVRDTDGSDPLVMDGQLWAGYDLKKLWLKAELENVANNTEKLELQALYSQAVSAFWDIQLGARKDINPTPNREWGVIALQGLAPYNFEVETSLFIGGSGRSAVRLEAEYEFLFTQRLILTPEIEANVYGHNDQATGVGSGLGDIELGLRLRYEIRREFAPYIGLNWQKKYGATAAFAKSNNEDTEDAQIVVGVRAWY; translated from the coding sequence ATGGATACTTATCCAAAACAGCTGATCAGCCTCATTTTTCTCTATGCTACCGTTATAACGACAGTCAATGCTGGCGGCAACGACAACCCATTGTTAACAATGGCCAAACTCGACCAGTTTGAAGTGCGGGACACAGACGGGAGTGATCCTTTGGTCATGGATGGACAATTATGGGCAGGCTACGATCTTAAAAAACTGTGGCTAAAAGCAGAACTAGAAAACGTTGCCAATAACACCGAAAAACTAGAACTGCAGGCACTCTACAGCCAAGCCGTATCTGCATTTTGGGATATTCAGCTTGGAGCACGAAAAGATATCAACCCCACTCCAAATCGAGAGTGGGGCGTTATCGCCCTACAAGGCCTGGCACCCTATAACTTTGAAGTCGAAACGTCGTTATTTATTGGTGGCTCCGGACGCAGTGCTGTGCGGCTAGAGGCTGAATATGAATTTCTTTTCACCCAGCGACTCATCTTGACTCCCGAAATTGAAGCCAACGTTTATGGTCACAACGACCAAGCTACCGGCGTGGGCTCTGGCTTAGGCGATATTGAACTAGGACTGCGCCTGCGTTACGAGATACGACGTGAATTCGCGCCGTACATTGGTTTAAATTGGCAGAAGAAATACGGCGCGACAGCAGCTTTCGCCAAATCAAATAATGAAGATACCGAAGACGCCCAAATCGTGGTGGGGGTCAGAGCCTGGTACTAA